The window GGCCAAGCGCACCGCCGCCGGCACCAAGACCGACACCGCACTGGTCGAAGTACCTCGCTCGATCTCGATCGCTACGCGCGATCAGATGGACGACCGCAGCGTGCACAGCCTCGACGACGCCGTGCGCTACATGCCCGGCATCACCGCCAGCAGCTACGGCAGCGACACCCGCGCCGACTGGTTGCGCGTGCGCGGCTTCGAACCGACCCAGTTCCTCGATGGCCTGCCACTGCCAAGAGGCGTGTACGCCAACCCGAAACAGGAAACCTGGAACCTCGACCGCCTCGCGCTGTTGCGCGGCCCGGCCTCGTCGATCTACGGCCAGACTCCACCGGGCGGCCTGCTGGACATGGTCAGCCGCCGTCCCAGCGCTGAATCGAGCAACGAAGTCCAGTTGCAATACGGCAGCGACAACCAACGCCAGATCAACTTCGCCAGCACCGGTAAGATCGACGATGAAGGTCAGTTCCTCTATGGCCTGAGCGGCGTGGTGCGCGACAGCGGCACGCAGATCGACCACGTCGACAACAAGCGCTACAACATCGCGCCGAGCCTGACCTGGAACATCGACGAAGACACCAAGTTCACCCTGCTCACGCAATTCACCCGTGACGATACCGGCATCACCAGCCAGTTCCTGCCGATCCAGGGCACCAAGATCGGCATGCCGTTCGGCGATGTTTCCCACCACAAGAACCTGGGCGACCCGGACTGGGAATACTACGACCGCACTTATTACGCACTGGGCTATGCGTTCGAACATCGCCTCAACGATGTCTGGCAGTTCCGTCAGAACCTGCGCTACACCAAGTCGGACCTGTCCTTCCAGGGCATCACCGTCGGCGCGTACCCGTTCACTCAGGTGGATAACGACGGCAACGTCGGTCGTTCGACCACCAGCGTTGACGAAGACATCAGCCAGTTCGCCGTGGACAACAACTTCCAGGCCGACTTCGCCACCGGTGATGTTCGTCACACCGTGCTGATCGGCCTCGATCACCAGCGCAACAACACCAACTACACCTCGATCTTCGGCAGTGCCCCGCCGACCAACGTGAACAACCCGGTCCGTGGCGTGGAAATCGTTCGCCCGCCTCGCTCCAGCGCGTTCTATGACTACGACCAGAAGACCTACCAGACCGGCCTGTACGTTCAGGACCAGATGGCCCTCGACCAATGGCGCCTGACCCTCGGCGGTCGTGAAGACTGGGTTCACACCGGCACCAAGTTCTTCAACCGGGGCGATGCCACCAACACCGAGCGCGACACCAACTTCAGCGGCAACGCAGCGATCAGCTACGTGTTCGACAACGGCATCGTGCCGTACCTGTCGTACGCCGAGTCGTTCCAGCCGACCAGCAATGCCACGGCTTCGCCGACCGATTCGTTCAAACCGACCGAAGGCGAACAATGGGAACTGGGTATCAAGTACCAGCCTCCGGGCAGCGATACCTTGCTGAGCGCTGCGATCTACGACCTGACGCAGAAGAACGTCTCCGTCACCACCACCAACTCGGACAACGTCTCGATCACCAGCCAGACCGGTGAAGTGAAAGTCAAAGGCCTGGAGCTGGAAGCAGTTTCCGACGTGACCGAGAACCTCAAGGTCATCGCCGCCTACACCCTGGCCAAATCCGAAGTACAAGACGGCGCCTTCAAAGGCAATCGCCTGCAACTGATGCCTAACCAGCAAGCGTCGCTGTGGACCGATTACACTTGGCACAACGGCGTTCTCGACGGTTTCGGTATCGGCGGCGGTGTTCGCTACACCGGCAACACCTACGGCGACCAGGCCAACACCGAGCTGGGCAAGGCTGACGCCTACACCGTGTTCGACGCGGCTGTTCACTACGACCTCGGTCGTCTGGACAACAGTCTGAAAGGTGCCTCGCTGGCGCTGAACGCAACCAACCTGTTCGACAAGGACTACATCTCCACTTGCGACAGTTTCTACTGCTACTACGGCGACCAACGCAGTGTTGTCGCCAGTGCCACCTACAAGTGGTAATGGCTTGATCTGACACGCCCAGTACCCAGGCCGTCCATCAAGGACGGCTTTGGTATTTCTGAGGGTCATGAAATGAAAAGTAAAACAATTCGCCGCTGGTCCGTCGTCCACACCTGGACCAGCCTGATTTGCACAGTCTTTCTGCTGATGCTGGCGCTGACCGGCCTGCCGTTGATCTTTCACCACGAGATCGACCATCTGCTGGGCGATGCCGCTGAGTTAAAGGTCATGCCGGCGGACACCCCACAGCTGAACTTGCAGCAACTGGTTCAGGCGGCTGAAAAGCATCGCCCCGGCGAAGTCATGCAGTACTTCGGTTTCGACGAGGACGAGCCGAATGCCGCCATCGCAATCATGGCGGCCACGGCGGGCACCGAGCCCAATTCGTCGCACACCTTCATGCTCGACGCCCGCACCGGCGAAGCGCTGGAAATGCCGTCGGCCAACGGCGGCTTCATGATGGTCATGCTGCGCCTGCACGTGGACATGTTTGCCGGTCTGCCGGGCAAGTTGTTGCTGGCGTTCATGGGTTTGCTGTTCGTTGTCGCGATCGTGTCCGGCACGGTGCTGTATCTGCCGTTCATGCGGCGCTTGAAGTTCGCCACCGTGCGCCAGGACAAGTCCACCCGCCTGCGCTGGCTCGACCTGCATAACCTGATCGGCGTGGTGACGTTGACCTGGGCCTTGGTGGTCGGCGTGACCGGCGTGATCAGCGCCTGTGCCGACCTGCTGATCGCCGCGTGGCGCAACGACAGCCTGAGCGCGATGGTCGCGCCGTACCGCGATGCACCGCCGCTGACGCAACTGGCGCCGGCCACTCGCCTGCTCGACATCGCCAAGGAAGTTGCGCCGGGCATGCAGCCCGACTTCATCGCCTTCCCCGGCACGCGGTTTTCCAGCGAGCACCACTACGCGGTGTTCATGAAAGGCAGTACGCACCTGACCTCGCACCTGCTGACGCCGGTATTGATCGACGCCAGCACGCTGCAAGTCACCGCCGTGGCGGAGCGCCCTTGGTACATGGATGCCATGGGTATGTCGCAGCCGCTGCACTTCGGAGACTACGGCGGCATGCCGATGCAAATTCTCTGGGCGACGCTGGATGTGCTGACCATCATCGTCCTCGGCAGCGGCGTCTACTTGTGGGTGGTGCGGCGCAAGGCCGCCAAACCCGTGCTGGAAAAAGCGGAGAGCGTGGCATGAAGCCTCGCCAGTCGAATTTCTGGAAGGTGTTTGCCGCACCCACTCTGATTGCTTTGCTCAGCGCGGCGGGGCTGTTTGCCGCGCTGCTCGGCGATGGCGTGTGGGATTCGCTGAGCTGGCTGGGCTTGGGCATCCCGGCCATCCTCGGGCTACGCGGCCTCCTGCAACGCCGCAAACACCTGTAGGAGCGAGCCTGCTCGCGATGGGGCCGTATCAGTCGATTTTGAATTGGCTGACACACC of the Pseudomonas sp. MAG733B genome contains:
- a CDS encoding TonB-dependent siderophore receptor encodes the protein MSRSLDTLLRPSLLAVAIAFCTPLVSSQLIAAEQASSVRAYNLPAAPLASTLNQIASQAGLALSLNPSLAAGKTSAPVNGQFDAATALRQALQGTGLQLEQSGTGTYTLVAVPEGVMALPATSVIGIEQENEDAWGPVQGYLAKRTAAGTKTDTALVEVPRSISIATRDQMDDRSVHSLDDAVRYMPGITASSYGSDTRADWLRVRGFEPTQFLDGLPLPRGVYANPKQETWNLDRLALLRGPASSIYGQTPPGGLLDMVSRRPSAESSNEVQLQYGSDNQRQINFASTGKIDDEGQFLYGLSGVVRDSGTQIDHVDNKRYNIAPSLTWNIDEDTKFTLLTQFTRDDTGITSQFLPIQGTKIGMPFGDVSHHKNLGDPDWEYYDRTYYALGYAFEHRLNDVWQFRQNLRYTKSDLSFQGITVGAYPFTQVDNDGNVGRSTTSVDEDISQFAVDNNFQADFATGDVRHTVLIGLDHQRNNTNYTSIFGSAPPTNVNNPVRGVEIVRPPRSSAFYDYDQKTYQTGLYVQDQMALDQWRLTLGGREDWVHTGTKFFNRGDATNTERDTNFSGNAAISYVFDNGIVPYLSYAESFQPTSNATASPTDSFKPTEGEQWELGIKYQPPGSDTLLSAAIYDLTQKNVSVTTTNSDNVSITSQTGEVKVKGLELEAVSDVTENLKVIAAYTLAKSEVQDGAFKGNRLQLMPNQQASLWTDYTWHNGVLDGFGIGGGVRYTGNTYGDQANTELGKADAYTVFDAAVHYDLGRLDNSLKGASLALNATNLFDKDYISTCDSFYCYYGDQRSVVASATYKW
- a CDS encoding PepSY-associated TM helix domain-containing protein, which codes for MKSKTIRRWSVVHTWTSLICTVFLLMLALTGLPLIFHHEIDHLLGDAAELKVMPADTPQLNLQQLVQAAEKHRPGEVMQYFGFDEDEPNAAIAIMAATAGTEPNSSHTFMLDARTGEALEMPSANGGFMMVMLRLHVDMFAGLPGKLLLAFMGLLFVVAIVSGTVLYLPFMRRLKFATVRQDKSTRLRWLDLHNLIGVVTLTWALVVGVTGVISACADLLIAAWRNDSLSAMVAPYRDAPPLTQLAPATRLLDIAKEVAPGMQPDFIAFPGTRFSSEHHYAVFMKGSTHLTSHLLTPVLIDASTLQVTAVAERPWYMDAMGMSQPLHFGDYGGMPMQILWATLDVLTIIVLGSGVYLWVVRRKAAKPVLEKAESVA